A single genomic interval of Microbacterium sp. zg-Y1090 harbors:
- the atpE gene encoding ATP synthase F0 subunit C, with product MDATTVLAAVTGSIATVGYGLAAIGPAIGVGIVVGKTIEGVARQPELAGRLQVLMWIGIAFTEALAFIGIATAFIFGF from the coding sequence GTGGACGCAACTACGGTTCTCGCCGCCGTCACCGGTTCCATCGCGACGGTGGGCTACGGCCTCGCCGCCATCGGCCCGGCCATCGGCGTGGGCATCGTCGTCGGAAAGACGATCGAGGGTGTCGCCCGTCAGCCCGAGCTGGCCGGTCGTCTTCAGGTGCTCATGTGGATCGGTATCGCCTTCACCGAGGCGCTCGCCTTCATCGGCATCGCCACCGCCTTCATCTTCGGCTTCTGA
- the atpA gene encoding F0F1 ATP synthase subunit alpha gives MAELSISPDVIRDALKDFVAAYEPTGAAATEVGTVIDAADGIAHVEGLPGVMANELVRFGDGTAGLALNLDEHAIGVVVLGDFAGIEAGQQVTRTGEVLSVPVGDGYLGRVVDPLGNPIDGLGPVASEGRRALELQAPGVMQRKSVHEPMQTGIKAIDAMIPVGRGQRQLIIGDRQTGKTAIAIDTIINQKANWESGDVSKQVRCIYVAIGQKGSTIASVKGALEDAGAMEYTTIVAAPASDPAGFKYLAPYTGSAIGQHWMYGGKHVLIIFDDLSKQAEAYRAVSLLLRRPPGREAYPGDVFYLHSRLLERCAKLSDELGAGSMTGLPIIETKANDVSAYIPTNVISITDGQIFLQSDLFNANQRPAVDVGISVSRVGGDAQVKSIKKVSGTLKLELAQYRSLEAFAMFASDLDAASRRQLARGARLTELLKQPQYSPYPVEEQVVSIWAGTNGKLDTIAVEDVLRFERELLDYLKRNTSILDTLRETNVLDDDTVAQLDKLTDDFVLEFQSGKGMAINNPGHEEFAAADADDVNQEKIVKGRRG, from the coding sequence ATGGCAGAACTCTCCATCAGCCCCGACGTCATCCGTGACGCGCTGAAGGACTTCGTCGCCGCGTACGAGCCCACCGGGGCCGCCGCGACCGAGGTCGGCACCGTCATCGACGCCGCCGACGGCATCGCCCACGTCGAGGGACTGCCCGGCGTCATGGCGAACGAGCTCGTCCGCTTCGGCGACGGCACGGCCGGACTGGCGCTCAACCTCGACGAGCACGCGATCGGTGTGGTCGTCCTGGGCGACTTCGCCGGCATCGAGGCGGGCCAGCAGGTCACCCGCACCGGCGAGGTCCTCTCGGTCCCCGTCGGCGACGGCTACCTTGGCCGCGTCGTCGACCCGCTCGGCAACCCGATCGACGGCCTCGGGCCCGTGGCGTCGGAAGGCCGGCGTGCCCTCGAGCTGCAGGCGCCGGGCGTCATGCAGCGCAAGAGCGTGCACGAGCCGATGCAGACCGGCATCAAGGCCATCGACGCCATGATCCCCGTCGGCCGCGGCCAGCGTCAGCTGATCATCGGCGACCGCCAGACCGGCAAGACGGCCATCGCGATCGACACGATCATCAACCAGAAGGCCAACTGGGAGTCCGGCGACGTCAGCAAGCAGGTGCGCTGCATCTACGTCGCCATCGGCCAGAAGGGCTCCACGATCGCCTCCGTCAAGGGCGCGCTCGAGGATGCCGGCGCCATGGAGTACACCACCATCGTGGCCGCTCCCGCGTCGGACCCCGCCGGCTTCAAGTACCTGGCGCCCTACACGGGGTCGGCCATCGGCCAGCACTGGATGTACGGCGGCAAGCACGTCCTGATCATCTTCGACGACCTGTCGAAGCAGGCCGAGGCGTACCGTGCCGTGTCGCTGCTGCTGCGTCGCCCGCCGGGCCGCGAGGCCTACCCCGGTGACGTGTTCTACCTGCACTCGCGTCTGCTGGAGCGTTGCGCGAAGCTCTCTGACGAGCTGGGCGCGGGATCGATGACGGGTCTGCCGATCATCGAGACCAAGGCCAACGACGTGTCGGCCTACATCCCGACCAACGTGATCTCGATCACGGACGGCCAGATCTTCCTGCAGTCCGACCTGTTCAACGCCAACCAGCGCCCCGCTGTCGACGTCGGCATCTCGGTGTCGCGCGTCGGTGGTGACGCGCAGGTCAAGTCGATCAAGAAGGTCTCCGGCACGCTCAAGCTCGAGCTGGCCCAGTACCGCTCGCTCGAGGCGTTCGCGATGTTCGCGTCCGACCTCGACGCGGCCTCGCGTCGCCAGCTGGCGCGCGGAGCGCGTCTGACCGAGCTGCTCAAGCAGCCGCAGTACTCGCCGTACCCGGTGGAGGAGCAGGTCGTGTCGATCTGGGCCGGCACCAACGGCAAGCTCGACACCATCGCGGTCGAGGACGTGCTGCGGTTCGAGCGCGAGCTGCTGGACTACCTCAAGCGCAACACGTCGATCCTCGACACGCTGCGCGAGACCAACGTCCTCGACGACGACACGGTCGCGCAGCTCGACAAGCTGACGGACGACTTCGTCCTCGAGTTCCAGTCCGGCAAGGGCATGGCGATCAACAACCCGGGTCACGAGGAGTTCGCCGCGGCGGACGCCGACGACGTGAACCAGGAGAAGATCGTCAAGGGCCGCCGGGGCTGA
- a CDS encoding F0F1 ATP synthase subunit delta, with protein MGSATTQALAATTSALGAASSVDLGVARELFAAARAMGESAQLRGALADSAAAPAARAKVVAHVFGSFQPTTVSLLTSAVQQRWSSASDLVDGIEELGIRATAIAEPGSDIEGELFAVIRTIAANPELELALGSRLGDASAKGALVETLLGGRTSAGTTLIVSSAVQQTRERRVRQLLGRAMRLVAQQRGRSVATVVAAKPLGAGQADRLSAALSQRYGTDISLNVVVDPSVVGGLRVEIADDVIDASVSSRLNDLRQKLAG; from the coding sequence ATGGGCAGCGCGACCACTCAGGCCCTGGCCGCGACGACGTCGGCGCTCGGCGCGGCGTCGTCGGTCGACCTCGGCGTCGCCCGCGAGCTGTTCGCTGCCGCGCGGGCGATGGGCGAATCGGCCCAGCTGAGGGGCGCGCTGGCCGACTCCGCCGCGGCGCCCGCCGCGCGGGCGAAGGTCGTCGCGCACGTGTTCGGCTCGTTCCAGCCCACCACGGTCTCGCTGTTGACCAGTGCGGTCCAGCAGCGCTGGTCGTCGGCGTCTGACCTGGTCGACGGGATCGAGGAGCTCGGCATCCGGGCCACCGCGATCGCGGAGCCGGGCTCCGACATCGAGGGGGAGCTGTTCGCGGTCATCCGCACCATCGCAGCGAACCCCGAGCTGGAGCTTGCGCTCGGCAGCCGACTCGGAGACGCGTCCGCCAAGGGCGCGCTCGTCGAGACGCTCCTGGGCGGCCGCACCAGCGCCGGCACGACACTGATCGTCTCCTCGGCGGTGCAGCAGACGCGTGAGCGTCGGGTGCGGCAGCTGCTCGGTCGTGCGATGCGCCTGGTGGCGCAGCAGCGCGGTCGCTCGGTCGCCACGGTCGTCGCCGCGAAGCCCCTCGGGGCGGGACAGGCCGACCGCCTCTCCGCTGCGCTGTCGCAGCGGTACGGCACGGACATCTCGCTCAACGTCGTCGTCGACCCCTCGGTCGTCGGCGGCCTGCGCGTCGAGATCGCCGACGACGTCATCGACGCCAGTGTGTCGAGCCGTCTGAACGACCTGCGCCAGAAGCTGGCCGGTTAG
- a CDS encoding F0F1 ATP synthase subunit B — MLNALVTYAAEEGVAYNPLIPAWYDIIWSAVCFVIILFVFWKVALPKMKTLLDQRAASIEGNIAKADEAQRKAEAALEQYTAQLAEARKEAGEIRDAAREDGKKIVAEAKDAASSEAARLTAAAHAQIEAERQTALVSLRSEVGSLALDLAGGVIGESLSDDAKAQAVVDRFLADLEASEASK, encoded by the coding sequence ATGCTGAACGCTCTTGTCACGTACGCCGCGGAAGAGGGTGTCGCGTACAACCCGCTCATCCCGGCGTGGTACGACATCATCTGGTCGGCGGTCTGCTTCGTCATCATCCTCTTCGTCTTCTGGAAGGTCGCCCTTCCGAAGATGAAGACGTTGCTCGACCAGCGCGCCGCCTCGATCGAGGGCAACATCGCCAAGGCCGATGAGGCTCAGCGCAAGGCGGAGGCTGCTCTGGAGCAGTACACCGCTCAGCTGGCCGAGGCTCGCAAGGAGGCCGGAGAGATCCGCGACGCCGCTCGCGAGGACGGCAAGAAGATCGTCGCCGAAGCGAAGGATGCCGCCTCCTCGGAGGCCGCACGCCTGACCGCCGCCGCGCACGCGCAGATCGAGGCGGAGCGCCAGACCGCGCTGGTCTCACTGCGCAGCGAGGTGGGCTCGCTGGCCCTCGACCTCGCCGGCGGCGTCATCGGGGAGTCCCTCTCCGACGACGCGAAGGCGCAGGCCGTCGTGGACCGCTTCCTGGCCGACCTCGAAGCCTCCGAGGCGTCGAAGTAA